One region of Wyeomyia smithii strain HCP4-BCI-WySm-NY-G18 chromosome 3, ASM2978416v1, whole genome shotgun sequence genomic DNA includes:
- the LOC129727921 gene encoding uncharacterized protein LOC129727921, whose translation MYKQLIDFLIFLVVVDVAHGLRVNLTMFDNCQDENLPYDDMEVGLTKVTYDRDEDGVCNTMHAQYHVKKPNDNVAWELIITSYKCPLGIDTICLDNPVEYVEPMHCDRFHSDDSGPWFMISSAMTNGDRCGRFEGLYNLDAAVLKLNYLHRYLELGKGTYRVRMLFHEQNTNMDRRNVKGCCEIDFTVID comes from the exons ATGTATAAGCAATTGATAGATTTTTTGATATTCCTCGTTGTTGTGGACGTTGCCCATGGTCTG CGTGTCAACTTGACCATGTTCGACAATTGTCAAGACGAGAACCTTCCATATGACGATATGGAAGTGGGATTAACAAAGGTTACATACGATCGGGATGAGGACGGAGTTTGCAACACCATGCATGCACAGTATCACGTCAAAAAACCAAACGACAACGTTGCTTGGGAACTGATTATCACGAGTTACAAGTGTCCGCTTGGAATCGATACTATCTGTCTGGATAATCCCGTGGAGTATGTTGAACCGATGCACTGCGATCGCTTCCACTCGGACGACAGCGGACCTTGGTTCATGATATCCAGTGCAATGACCAATGGTGATCGTTGTGGAAGATTCGAG GGATTGTATAACCTGGATGCAGCAGTACTGAAGCTTAACTATTTACATCGTTACCTAGAACTGGGCAAGGGAACTTATCGAGTGCGTATGTTATTCCACGAGCAAAATACAAACATGGACCGAAGGAACGTTAAAGGATGCTGCGAAATTGACTTCACAGTAATTGACTAA
- the LOC129727922 gene encoding uncharacterized protein LOC129727922: protein MSSSETEDENIQKLLEAVDTDFLSNKYLSNSGSKLATDTDKRNSSGDLETSKSNRYITQECPFQSDIIVQESMKKHFCKKMSSIIEQQICYDDSNIHDTSKRKLTHAGVKLFKDSQNYLKLPQTSGTHTKRKKFIPIVNDVDCKEKVNMSVVDADYIIKQSKIGNPRIRRSSLVFEYKWEQSRFVLQYPQNEFAQRRKKNEWDESKISRFRQRKT, encoded by the exons ATGTCAAGTTCGGAAACAGAAgatgaaaatattcaaaaacttttGGAAGCCGTAGATACAGACTTCTTATCAAATAAGTACCTTTCCAATTCCGGAAGTAAGCTTGCAACAGATACCGACAAACGAAACA GTTCTGGCGATTTGGAAACCTCTAAATCCAACCGATATATAACTCAAGAATGTCCATTCCAAAGCGATATAATTGTCCAAGAATCAATGAAAAAGCATTTCTGCAAGAAAATGTCCTCAATTATAGAGCAACAAATTTGTTACGATGATTCTAATATCCACGACACGTCAAAGCGGAAATTGACACACGCCGGTGTTAAATTATTCAAAGATAGTCAGAACTATTTAAAACTTCCTCAAACTAGTGGTACTCatacaaaacgaaaaaagttTATACCTATTGTAAATGATGTTGACTGCAAAGAAAAAGTGAACATGTCTGTTGTTGATGCTGACTATATCATAAAGCAATCAAAAATCGGTAACCCAAGAATCCGACGTAGCTCGCTTGTATTTGAATACAAATGGGAGCAGTCAAGGTTTGTTCTACAATATCCTCAAAATGAGTTTGCCCAACGCAGAAAGAAAAATGAGTGGGATGAATCCAAAATATCTCGTTTTCGTCAGAGGAAAACGTAA
- the LOC129728509 gene encoding uncharacterized protein K02A2.6-like, with protein METNTWPKSLMKFKSIGDDLIFTGGILMKNGCAVIPLELREKTLEIAHLGHPLEAKLKSILRRRVWWPGMATDAEKWVKSCAICSVNGRPEKPPPMQRLFAPKGVWETVAIDFNGPYIKLGGISILVAIDLRSRYALAQPVKSTKFEHTKAVLDAIFEKEGFPKAIKSDNGPPLNGEDYAKYCADRGIQTIFSTPFYPQQNGLVEGFMKIVNKAMSAAISSGVSYQKELYAAVQSYNAADHSITKLPPEEVMTGRKIRRGLPLLNYGKSGYDEQLLDERDREAKLLSKKREDYRRGAKTNKVKPGDTVIVERTARGKGDSRFDIKRFTVMQERNGSLILCDADGRQLKRHVSQTKKVQQWRESWSPKTFKGRRNSMDPVDEGPRERSRRKKRPPSYLSDYMRVVESSTEF; from the coding sequence ATGGAAACGAATACGTGGCCAAAAAGCTTGATGAAGTTCAAATCTATTGGAGACGATCTCATCTTCACTGGCGGCATATTGATGAAGAATGGTTGCGCCGTTATTCCTTTAGAGCTTCGCGAAAAAACACTGGAGATAGCTCACCTAGGACATCCGCTCGAAGCTAAGTTGAAAAGCATCCTTCGTCGACGTGTATGGTGGCCTGGAATGGCTACGGATGCAGAAAAGTGGGTTAAATCCTGTGCCATTTGTTCAGTAAACGGAAGACCAGAGAAACCTCCTCCCATGCAAAGATTATTCGCTCCGAAAGGAGTATGGGAAACTGTGGCCATTGATTTTAACGGTCCATATATTAAACTAGGAGGAATATCAATCTTGGTTGCAATAGATCTTCGATCCAGATACGCATTAGCACAGCCAGTAAAATCCACGAAATTTGAACACACGAAAGCCGTATTGGATGCTATTTTTGAGAAAGAGGGTTTTCCAAAGGCAATAAAATCCGATAATGGACCACCTTTAAATGGGGAGGATTATGCCAAGTATTGCGCCGACCGTGGAATTCAAACCATATTCTCGACTCCTTTCTATCCTCAGCAAAACGGTTTGGTAGAGGGTTTCATGAAAATAGTAAATAAGGCTATGTCAGCCGCAATATCATCGGGAGTAAGCTATCAAAAAGAACTGTATGCTGCAGTCCAATCTTATAACGCTGCAGATCACAGTATTACAAAACTACCCCCAGAAGAAGTGATGACCGGCCGTAAGATCAGACGTGGACTTCCACTTTTGAACTACGGTAAATCCGGATATGATGAACAGTTGCTGGACGAAAGAGATCGGGAAGCCAAATTACTTTCAAAAAAGCGAGAGGACTATCGCCGTGGAGCTAAGACGAATAAGGTTAAACCAGGCGATACGGTTATCGTGGAACGTACAGCTCGAGGCAAAGGAGATAGTAGATTCGACATAAAGCGTTTCACTGTGATGCAGGAACGAAACGGCAGCTTGATCCTTTGTGACGCAGATGGTCGACAACTGAAGCGCCACGTATCACAAACAAAAAAAGTTCAACAATGGCGAGAATCGTGGTCACCTAAAACCTTCAAAGGCCGTCGAAATTCGATGGATCCTGTTGATGAAGGGCCCCGTGAGCGGTCTAGACGGAAGAAGCGACCCCCTTCTTATCTATCTGACTATATGAGGGTAGTTGAAAGCAGCACAGAATTCTGA